From a single Candidatus Chlorobium masyuteum genomic region:
- the bshA gene encoding N-acetyl-alpha-D-glucosaminyl L-malate synthase BshA, which yields MKIGILCHPTYGGSGAIAAELGKALAAKGHTIHFFSQSLPFRLGTFSKNIFYHEVEEMHYPLFENSFYPLALASKIAQVARFENLDVVHAHYAIPHAMSAMLARQMLEDKCSSSKCFRLATTLHGTDITVVGADRGMQDVVRLAINKSDGVTAVSGYLRDETVRMFSPKREVTVISNFVDTSYFFRSPRAELREQLGIGDEKIVIHISNFRPVKCIGDIIRIFHGVSRQIDATLLLVGDGPERSGAEELVRQFGINDRVRFLGKLDDIVPLLSMADLMLMPSNAESFGLAALEAMACGVPVVATMAGGFPEFILPGRHGYLLAPGDIAAMTEKSLLLLTDSTHWLECSEACVAQAKRYETARLVEEYERYYIKLIEETPL from the coding sequence ATGAAAATCGGAATATTATGTCATCCCACCTACGGCGGCAGCGGCGCAATTGCCGCCGAGCTGGGCAAGGCTCTTGCCGCAAAGGGGCACACGATTCATTTTTTCAGCCAGTCGCTCCCGTTCAGGCTCGGCACGTTTTCGAAGAATATCTTCTACCATGAGGTTGAAGAGATGCACTATCCGCTTTTTGAGAACTCTTTCTACCCGCTGGCGCTTGCTTCGAAAATCGCACAGGTTGCCCGGTTTGAAAATCTTGATGTGGTGCATGCCCATTATGCCATTCCCCATGCCATGAGTGCCATGCTTGCCCGCCAGATGCTTGAGGACAAGTGCAGCAGTTCGAAGTGTTTCAGGCTTGCTACTACGCTGCACGGCACCGATATAACGGTTGTCGGGGCGGACCGGGGGATGCAGGATGTTGTGCGGCTGGCCATCAACAAGTCTGACGGGGTGACTGCTGTTTCGGGTTACCTGAGAGATGAGACCGTCAGGATGTTCAGTCCGAAGCGGGAGGTAACCGTTATTTCGAATTTTGTTGATACCTCATATTTTTTCCGCTCGCCGAGGGCTGAGCTCCGCGAACAGCTTGGCATCGGCGATGAAAAGATTGTTATTCATATCTCCAATTTCAGGCCGGTGAAATGCATCGGTGATATCATCCGGATTTTTCATGGTGTGAGCCGTCAAATTGATGCAACGCTTTTGCTTGTCGGTGACGGACCGGAGCGCAGCGGGGCCGAGGAGCTGGTTCGGCAGTTTGGAATAAACGACCGGGTACGCTTTCTCGGCAAGCTGGACGATATTGTGCCGCTGCTCTCCATGGCCGATCTCATGCTGATGCCGAGCAATGCTGAATCATTCGGGCTTGCAGCCCTTGAAGCAATGGCCTGCGGTGTTCCGGTTGTGGCTACCATGGCGGGCGGATTTCCGGAGTTTATTCTGCCCGGCAGACATGGTTACCTGCTCGCGCCCGGAGATATTGCGGCCATGACTGAAAAATCGCTGCTCCTGCTTACTGACAGCACGCACTGGCTTGAGTGTTCAGAAGCCTGCGTAGCGCAGGCAAAGCGGTATGAAACAGCGCGGCTTGTTGAGGAGTATGAGCGGTATTACATCAAGCTGATCGAAGAGACCCCGCTATAA
- the acnB gene encoding bifunctional aconitate hydratase 2/2-methylisocitrate dehydratase: MSLVEQYRAHTEERAKLGIPPLPLTAEQTRSLNALLQQNPVQEKEYLLELFLEHISPGVDDAALEKAAFLDGIVKGEISCIVIDSVEAIRILGTMLGGYNVKPLIDALSNSNPAICEAASEMLKKTLLVYDAFDDVVSQSKTNKYAREVLESWAAGEWFSSRPAISEKITLTVYKVPGETNTDDLSPASEAFTRSDIPLHALCMLGSKMSDPIGTIAQLKTKGHPLAYVGDVVGTGSSRKSGINSVQWHMGTDIPAVPNKRTGGVVIGGIIAPIFFNTAEDSGALPVQADVSAMETGDVIDLYPFAGKIEKNGEVIARFELTPNTLADEVRAGGRIPLIIGRNLTRKARKTLGLGEENLFQRPEQPADTGKGYTLAQKMIGKACGLAGVRPGMYVEAETLTVGSQDTTGAMTRDEVKEFAALSFSADLVMQSFCHTSAYPKPSDITLHRNLPFFIMSRGGVSLKPGDGVIHTWLNRMVLPDTLGTGADSHTRFPIGISFPGGSGLVAFAGVTGTMPLNVPESVLVRFTGKLQNGITLRDLVNAIPWVAMKKGLLTVEKKGKKNVFAGRILEIEGLPDLKVEQAFELSDASAERSAAACTVRLDKAPVIEYLSSNIELLEQMIKEGYGDADTLRRRIGKMQDWLKNPTLLEPDADAEYAEVIEIDMSAITEPILACPNDPDDVMTLSEVLRDEKRPKVIDEVFVGSCMTNIGHFRALGEVFRGKGVASAKLWIVPPTKMDMKKLIEEGYYAIFGAAGARIEIPGCSLCMGNQARVADNAVVFSTSTRNFDNRMGTGAQVYLGSAELAAVCALLGHLPNKDEYLEIFSRHLSGSKAENIYRYLNFDKLEKAELELLVD; encoded by the coding sequence ATGAGTCTTGTTGAACAATACCGCGCCCATACTGAAGAGAGAGCGAAGCTCGGCATCCCCCCGTTGCCGTTAACCGCGGAACAGACCCGTTCGCTTAATGCTCTTCTGCAGCAGAATCCCGTTCAGGAAAAGGAGTATCTGCTGGAGTTGTTCCTTGAACATATCAGCCCCGGAGTTGATGATGCTGCATTGGAAAAAGCCGCATTTCTTGATGGTATTGTCAAGGGGGAAATTTCCTGTATCGTGATCGACAGCGTGGAAGCGATAAGGATTCTCGGTACCATGCTCGGAGGATACAATGTCAAGCCTCTCATTGATGCCCTCAGCAACAGCAATCCGGCCATCTGCGAAGCTGCATCCGAAATGCTGAAAAAGACACTGCTCGTCTATGATGCATTTGATGATGTTGTCAGCCAGTCAAAAACCAACAAATATGCACGTGAAGTGCTTGAATCATGGGCGGCAGGGGAGTGGTTCTCTTCGCGGCCTGCTATTTCTGAAAAAATTACCCTGACGGTCTACAAGGTGCCGGGTGAAACCAACACCGATGACCTTTCGCCAGCCAGTGAAGCCTTTACCCGCAGTGATATTCCGCTTCATGCGCTCTGCATGCTCGGTTCAAAGATGAGTGATCCGATCGGCACCATTGCACAACTGAAAACAAAAGGTCATCCGCTTGCCTATGTCGGTGATGTTGTCGGTACCGGGTCAAGCCGCAAATCAGGCATCAACTCGGTTCAGTGGCATATGGGTACCGATATTCCAGCAGTGCCGAACAAGCGTACCGGCGGTGTGGTTATCGGCGGAATTATCGCGCCGATCTTTTTCAATACCGCCGAGGATTCCGGTGCATTACCGGTCCAGGCGGACGTCTCGGCAATGGAGACGGGAGATGTTATCGACCTCTATCCTTTTGCAGGTAAAATCGAGAAGAACGGGGAGGTTATCGCCCGTTTCGAACTTACCCCGAACACACTTGCTGACGAGGTTCGTGCCGGCGGACGTATTCCCCTGATCATCGGCAGAAACCTGACCAGAAAAGCGAGAAAAACTCTCGGTCTTGGCGAAGAGAACCTCTTCCAGCGTCCGGAACAGCCGGCAGATACCGGAAAAGGCTACACGCTTGCCCAGAAAATGATCGGCAAGGCCTGCGGGCTTGCCGGTGTGCGACCGGGTATGTATGTGGAAGCTGAAACGCTCACGGTCGGTTCACAGGATACCACCGGAGCAATGACCCGTGATGAGGTCAAGGAGTTTGCCGCATTGAGCTTCAGCGCCGACCTTGTCATGCAGAGCTTCTGCCATACCTCTGCCTATCCGAAGCCTTCAGATATTACCCTGCACAGAAATCTTCCCTTCTTTATCATGAGCAGGGGAGGCGTTTCGCTCAAACCCGGTGACGGCGTTATCCATACATGGCTGAACCGCATGGTGCTGCCGGATACACTCGGTACCGGTGCCGATTCCCACACCCGGTTTCCTATCGGTATCTCATTCCCCGGCGGATCGGGTCTTGTGGCGTTTGCCGGTGTTACCGGTACCATGCCGCTCAATGTGCCCGAGTCCGTGCTTGTTCGCTTTACCGGCAAGCTTCAGAATGGCATTACCCTGAGGGATCTTGTCAATGCGATACCCTGGGTTGCCATGAAAAAAGGGTTGCTGACGGTTGAGAAGAAGGGCAAGAAGAATGTTTTTGCCGGTCGTATACTTGAAATTGAAGGGCTGCCGGATCTCAAGGTTGAGCAGGCTTTCGAGCTGAGTGATGCCTCTGCCGAGCGGAGTGCCGCCGCCTGTACGGTCCGTCTTGACAAGGCTCCGGTTATCGAATATCTCAGTTCGAATATCGAGCTGCTTGAGCAGATGATCAAGGAGGGGTATGGCGATGCTGATACCCTGCGCCGCCGTATCGGTAAAATGCAGGATTGGCTGAAGAATCCGACGCTTCTTGAGCCTGATGCCGATGCAGAGTACGCAGAGGTGATTGAAATCGATATGAGTGCGATCACTGAACCGATTCTTGCCTGTCCGAACGATCCCGATGACGTCATGACGCTCAGTGAAGTGCTTCGTGATGAAAAACGGCCCAAGGTTATTGACGAGGTGTTTGTCGGGAGCTGTATGACCAACATCGGCCATTTCCGTGCTCTTGGTGAAGTATTCAGGGGCAAGGGTGTCGCTTCGGCCAAACTCTGGATTGTGCCGCCCACGAAGATGGATATGAAAAAACTGATCGAAGAGGGCTATTATGCCATTTTCGGTGCAGCAGGAGCCCGTATCGAGATTCCGGGATGCTCACTCTGCATGGGTAATCAGGCAAGGGTAGCTGACAATGCGGTTGTTTTTTCCACCAGCACCCGGAACTTTGATAACAGAATGGGTACCGGTGCTCAGGTTTATCTCGGTTCGGCTGAACTTGCTGCGGTGTGTGCGCTGCTTGGTCATCTGCCGAACAAGGATGAGTATCTGGAAATTTTCAGCAGGCATCTTTCCGGCTCAAAAGCAGAGAACATTTATCGTTATCTGAACTTCGACAAGCTCGAAAAAGCAGAATTGGAGTTGCTTGTTGACTAA
- the queA gene encoding tRNA preQ1(34) S-adenosylmethionine ribosyltransferase-isomerase QueA produces the protein MRASDFDYDLPEEKIACYPPEERGSTRMLVVDRASGALRHAWYAALDEFLEPGDLLVLNNTKVVRARLHALKQTGAKIELMLLEKHQADQDRVLYRGKLKKGDTLVAHDEELLVSDIVDDGIARIEFRGGSQRGSIRDFFERFGAVPIPPYLKRDAEEVDRERYQTVFAELPGSVAAPTASLNMTPALLQNIRLKGVAIASVTLHVGLGTFLPIRVESLREHVMHREYYSISAETVEKIRKVKAAGGRIVAVGTTVTRALEHAAGRIVRSSCRAGDAPITGEADIFIFPGYSFQVIDALLTNFHAPRSTVLMLTAAFAGAGHLKRAYQSALEEGYFFLSYGDSMLIV, from the coding sequence ATGAGAGCTTCTGATTTTGATTACGACCTGCCCGAAGAGAAGATCGCCTGTTACCCCCCGGAGGAGCGCGGTTCAACCCGTATGCTTGTTGTTGATCGGGCTTCGGGCGCGCTCAGGCATGCATGGTATGCCGCTCTGGATGAATTTCTTGAACCCGGAGACCTCCTGGTGCTGAACAACACAAAGGTTGTACGGGCTCGCCTTCATGCCTTGAAGCAGACCGGCGCAAAAATAGAGCTGATGCTGCTTGAAAAACATCAGGCCGATCAGGACCGGGTGCTTTACCGGGGGAAGCTGAAAAAAGGAGATACGCTGGTTGCGCATGACGAGGAGCTGCTGGTTTCGGATATTGTCGATGATGGAATTGCCCGCATCGAGTTTCGGGGGGGTAGCCAGAGAGGATCAATCCGGGATTTTTTTGAGCGTTTCGGAGCAGTACCCATTCCTCCCTATCTCAAACGGGATGCTGAAGAGGTTGACAGGGAACGATACCAGACGGTGTTTGCAGAACTTCCCGGCTCGGTTGCCGCTCCGACCGCCTCCCTGAATATGACGCCGGCGCTTCTTCAGAACATTCGATTGAAAGGTGTTGCTATCGCCTCTGTTACGCTGCATGTCGGTCTTGGCACCTTTCTTCCCATCAGGGTGGAATCGCTCAGGGAGCATGTCATGCATCGGGAGTACTACTCGATTTCTGCAGAGACTGTTGAGAAAATCCGGAAGGTGAAAGCGGCAGGCGGCAGGATTGTAGCGGTTGGAACGACGGTGACCAGGGCGCTTGAACATGCCGCCGGGCGTATTGTCAGATCGTCATGCCGGGCAGGTGATGCTCCGATTACCGGAGAGGCTGATATTTTTATTTTTCCGGGTTACAGTTTTCAGGTTATCGATGCACTGTTGACCAATTTCCATGCACCCCGTTCTACCGTTCTTATGCTTACGGCGGCATTTGCAGGTGCCGGGCATCTTAAAAGGGCCTACCAGTCAGCGCTCGAAGAGGGCTATTTTTTTCTCAGTTACGGGGACAGTATGCTGATTGTCTGA
- the hisD gene encoding histidinol dehydrogenase gives MLPIYRFAEERSALKKQLTRSVAFDPAVQSAVDEILQRVLHHGDSAVLDYTEQFQGVRLSEMKVSPEAIEEAYRKADPGFLAVLREAYSNILRFHEHEVEKSFFYESEGGVLLGQRVTAMQKALLYVPGGKASYPSSLLMNAAPAKVAGVKEIFMTTPCDPSGAVSPHILAAAAVAGIDSVYKLGGAQAVAAFAYGTETVPKVDIITGPGNKYVALAKKQVFGHVAIDSIAGPSEVVVIADASANPEFIVLDLFAQAEHDPDASAVLITPSEALAEAVRRCADERLPSMLRKDIIASALMENGAIVVVDSLEEACTVSDMIAPEHLELHVEHPWDILPLIHHAGAIFMGGYSCETVGDYYAGPNHTLPTNGTARFFSPLSVRDFIKHTSIIAYSKQQLLGCGEKIAAFADHEGLQAHAEAVRARLRTL, from the coding sequence GTGCTGCCCATATATCGTTTTGCTGAAGAGCGTTCAGCCCTGAAAAAACAGTTGACCCGCAGTGTTGCTTTTGACCCTGCAGTTCAGTCTGCCGTTGATGAAATTCTGCAGCGTGTTCTTCACCATGGTGATAGTGCCGTGCTTGACTATACCGAACAGTTCCAGGGTGTACGGCTTTCGGAGATGAAAGTTTCTCCCGAAGCCATAGAGGAGGCATACCGGAAGGCAGATCCTGGATTTCTTGCCGTCCTCAGGGAGGCCTACAGCAACATTCTGCGCTTTCATGAGCATGAGGTGGAAAAGAGTTTTTTTTATGAGAGTGAGGGAGGTGTGCTTCTCGGCCAGCGGGTGACGGCCATGCAAAAGGCCCTGCTCTATGTACCTGGCGGAAAAGCCTCCTACCCCTCATCGCTGCTCATGAATGCAGCGCCGGCAAAGGTTGCCGGAGTGAAGGAGATTTTTATGACAACACCCTGTGACCCGTCGGGAGCGGTGAGCCCGCATATTCTTGCCGCAGCCGCTGTGGCGGGTATTGATTCGGTCTACAAGCTTGGCGGGGCCCAGGCCGTAGCCGCGTTTGCCTACGGCACCGAAACGGTTCCGAAAGTTGATATCATTACCGGTCCGGGTAATAAATATGTGGCGCTCGCCAAAAAACAGGTGTTCGGTCATGTTGCCATCGACAGTATTGCCGGCCCCTCCGAAGTGGTTGTTATTGCTGATGCGTCAGCCAATCCCGAATTTATTGTTCTTGACCTGTTCGCCCAGGCGGAGCATGATCCCGATGCTTCAGCGGTTTTGATTACTCCCTCTGAAGCGCTCGCTGAGGCTGTGCGGCGATGTGCAGATGAGCGTCTCCCCTCCATGCTTCGCAAGGATATTATTGCATCCGCCCTCATGGAGAACGGTGCCATTGTTGTTGTTGATTCGCTTGAAGAGGCCTGCACGGTATCGGACATGATTGCCCCGGAGCATCTGGAGCTGCATGTGGAGCACCCTTGGGATATTCTGCCACTGATTCATCATGCCGGTGCGATATTCATGGGTGGGTACTCCTGTGAAACCGTTGGAGACTACTACGCCGGGCCGAACCATACCCTTCCTACCAACGGCACAGCACGGTTTTTCTCTCCCCTGTCGGTGCGCGACTTCATCAAGCACACCTCAATTATTGCCTACTCAAAGCAGCAGCTGCTGGGGTGCGGAGAGAAAATTGCCGCATTTGCCGATCATGAGGGGTTGCAGGCTCATGCAGAGGCTGTCCGGGCAAGATTGAGGACGTTATGA
- a CDS encoding alkaline phosphatase, whose translation MVSISLFSQEIIGAPALKPSATAPPRYLFLFIGDGMGPAQIKLADAVLDSQHTLTMNSFPVFGLATTHAENRYITDSGAASTALATGKKTTVGTISMAGNHLDTLITIAEMAKAKGMKTGIVSSVGINDATPACFYAHTPSRSNSYDIAVQMASSGFDYFGGGYAEGNLPENRQKAHTFKGDIAERMRSAKYLITRNRNELQKVKPGIRCWAYTGYDAKAAMDYAMDRNQENISLEEFTREGIRLLDNPRGFFMMVEGGKIDWACHANDAAAAAHDVKAFDNAIAKAVAFYRRHPKETLIIVTSDHECGGLSLGNRANGYDTRLSLLRRQKISQQRFSEKVSSWKKSGTVTFPMAIDSVNTYYGLSMKDADSTLAITPANYRTLEEAYTTTIKPESTDSFSSAVTGMLNLRAGIGWSSNAHTAIPVQVFAIGRGAERFRGFYDNTDIAKKIMQIAELQKDAPSRINQVK comes from the coding sequence ATGGTATCAATCTCTCTCTTTTCGCAGGAAATAATCGGTGCTCCCGCACTCAAACCCTCTGCAACAGCTCCACCCCGCTATCTGTTTCTCTTTATCGGCGACGGAATGGGACCAGCACAGATTAAACTCGCTGACGCAGTGCTTGACAGTCAGCACACCCTGACGATGAACTCTTTTCCTGTGTTTGGCCTGGCTACGACACATGCCGAAAACCGTTATATCACTGATTCCGGAGCTGCAAGCACTGCGCTTGCGACCGGAAAGAAAACAACCGTCGGCACCATTTCCATGGCAGGCAATCACCTCGACACGCTTATAACCATAGCAGAAATGGCTAAAGCGAAGGGAATGAAAACAGGAATTGTGTCAAGCGTAGGCATTAATGATGCAACCCCTGCCTGCTTTTATGCCCACACCCCGTCCCGCAGCAACAGTTATGATATTGCCGTGCAGATGGCTTCGAGCGGGTTTGACTATTTTGGAGGCGGGTATGCCGAAGGTAATCTCCCGGAAAACCGTCAAAAAGCACATACCTTCAAGGGTGATATTGCCGAACGCATGCGATCGGCAAAGTATCTCATCACGCGTAACCGCAATGAGCTGCAGAAGGTAAAGCCGGGAATCCGTTGCTGGGCATACACAGGCTATGATGCAAAAGCCGCCATGGATTATGCCATGGACCGGAACCAGGAAAACATTTCTCTTGAAGAGTTTACGCGGGAGGGTATTCGGCTGCTTGATAACCCTCGCGGTTTTTTTATGATGGTTGAGGGAGGAAAAATCGACTGGGCATGCCATGCCAATGATGCCGCCGCTGCAGCTCACGATGTAAAGGCTTTTGATAATGCAATTGCAAAAGCTGTTGCATTTTACCGTCGTCATCCGAAGGAAACCCTGATTATTGTTACCTCCGATCATGAATGTGGCGGCCTCTCGCTCGGCAACAGAGCAAATGGTTACGACACCCGCCTCAGCCTGCTGCGCCGTCAGAAAATCTCGCAGCAGCGCTTCTCGGAAAAAGTTTCATCATGGAAAAAAAGTGGCACTGTTACCTTTCCAATGGCAATTGACAGTGTCAATACCTATTACGGCTTGAGTATGAAGGATGCGGACTCAACACTTGCCATCACTCCAGCGAACTACAGAACCCTTGAAGAGGCATACACAACAACCATAAAACCGGAATCAACGGACAGTTTTTCATCGGCTGTAACCGGAATGCTGAATCTGAGAGCAGGAATCGGATGGTCAAGCAACGCTCATACGGCTATTCCGGTACAGGTTTTCGCAATAGGAAGGGGTGCAGAACGCTTCAGGGGCTTTTACGACAATACCGATATTGCAAAAAAAATTATGCAGATCGCAGAACTGCAAAAAGATGCCCCCTCCCGGATTAATCAAGTAAAATAG
- the mreB gene encoding rod shape-determining protein — protein sequence MSFFSSLFRDIAIDLGTANTLIFIRDKGVVLNEPSIVARERNTGKVVAIGQEALLMHEKTHPGIVTIRPLANGVIADYEATEELIKGLINKTKSQFSFGIRRMVIGIPSGITEVEKRAVRDSAEHVGAKEVYLVAEPMAAAIGIGLDVKEPMGNMIVDIGGGTTEIAVISLGGIASGESLRVAGTDITNSIVRHFRKAYNLAIGERTAEDVKIKIASAYKLEKELTMNVRGRNLVTALPEEREVNSSTIREAIATPINQIITSIKKSLEVTKPELSADILDRGLFLAGGGALIKGLDKKINEETKLAVHISEDPLTAVARGTGEVLENLEKYRTVLLSTKRY from the coding sequence ATGAGCTTTTTCAGCAGTCTGTTCAGAGATATCGCCATTGATCTCGGAACAGCAAATACACTGATTTTTATTCGCGATAAAGGAGTTGTTTTAAACGAGCCCTCAATTGTTGCCCGTGAACGCAATACAGGAAAGGTTGTCGCCATCGGGCAGGAAGCCCTTCTCATGCATGAGAAAACCCATCCCGGCATTGTCACCATCCGTCCGCTTGCCAATGGAGTAATCGCAGACTATGAGGCCACGGAAGAGCTGATCAAGGGATTGATCAATAAAACAAAGAGCCAGTTCTCCTTCGGCATCCGCCGCATGGTCATCGGCATACCCTCAGGCATCACCGAAGTTGAAAAAAGAGCCGTACGCGACTCGGCAGAACATGTCGGAGCAAAAGAGGTCTATCTGGTGGCCGAGCCGATGGCGGCGGCAATCGGCATCGGTCTTGACGTCAAGGAGCCCATGGGCAACATGATTGTTGATATCGGTGGCGGTACAACGGAAATCGCGGTTATATCACTCGGAGGCATCGCATCGGGCGAATCACTGAGGGTAGCCGGTACCGACATCACCAACTCGATTGTCCGGCACTTCCGCAAGGCATATAACCTGGCCATCGGCGAACGCACAGCCGAAGATGTCAAAATCAAGATTGCCTCTGCCTATAAACTCGAAAAGGAGCTGACGATGAATGTCAGGGGCAGAAACCTTGTCACCGCACTGCCCGAAGAGCGCGAGGTCAACTCATCGACCATCAGGGAGGCTATCGCTACGCCGATCAACCAGATCATCACCTCGATCAAGAAAAGCCTTGAGGTCACCAAACCTGAACTCTCGGCCGACATTCTCGATCGAGGCCTCTTTCTTGCCGGCGGTGGCGCACTCATCAAGGGGTTGGACAAAAAAATCAACGAGGAGACCAAACTTGCCGTCCATATCAGCGAAGACCCGCTGACCGCAGTGGCAAGAGGTACCGGCGAGGTTCTTGAAAACCTTGAAAAGTACCGTACCGTCCTGCTCTCTACAAAACGCTACTGA
- a CDS encoding pyruvoyl-dependent arginine decarboxylase: MSFVPKKVFFTKGVGRHKEYLSSFELALREAKIEKCNLVTVSSIFPPHCERISVEEGLKLLSPGQITFAVMARNSTNEYNRLIASSVGVAIPADDAQYGYLSEHHPFGESAEQSGEYAEDLAATMLATTLGIEFDPNKDWDEREGIYKMSGKIINSYNITQAAEGENGLWTTVISCAVLLP, encoded by the coding sequence GTGTCATTTGTTCCAAAAAAAGTTTTTTTCACCAAAGGTGTTGGACGTCATAAAGAGTATCTCTCTTCATTCGAGCTTGCCCTGAGAGAAGCCAAAATCGAGAAATGCAATCTGGTCACTGTTTCAAGTATTTTCCCTCCTCACTGTGAACGCATCAGCGTTGAAGAGGGTCTGAAACTGCTCTCTCCCGGTCAGATCACCTTTGCCGTCATGGCTCGCAACTCAACCAATGAGTACAACCGTCTTATCGCTTCTTCAGTCGGGGTAGCCATTCCTGCCGATGACGCACAATACGGCTACCTCTCTGAACACCATCCTTTCGGAGAATCTGCCGAACAGTCCGGAGAATATGCTGAAGATCTGGCAGCAACCATGCTGGCCACAACCCTCGGAATCGAGTTTGATCCGAACAAGGATTGGGATGAACGCGAGGGTATCTACAAGATGAGCGGCAAGATCATCAACTCCTACAATATCACCCAGGCGGCCGAAGGTGAAAACGGTCTCTGGACAACAGTCATTTCATGCGCAGTTCTTCTGCCATAA